In a single window of the Streptomyces sp. HUAS ZL42 genome:
- a CDS encoding alpha-(1->3)-arabinofuranosyltransferase family protein, with product MTTTVQAPPPAAVPTTAATAGPPDGPRSRRWLLGFWAVVLVLLLAVHPGRQTFDTKLGVTVDPGRFLSDLGQLWHDQGSFGGIQDQYVGYLWPMLPFYWLADLVRLPVWLAERLWLSLIVSVAFWGALRLTERLRVGSGGSRLLAAVVYALWPVFTTVVGSTSAAALPGAFLPWVLLPLTDERYTARVAALRSALLVPFMGGVNAAATLASLLPVGLYLLSRPPGPRQRRLIAWWVPGVIVATAWWWIPLLLLGVYGENFLPYVETARTTTETMSATESLRGAGNWVAYLHFGEAWLPAGWTVASSVVVIVCSALAAGLGLAGLARRDMPERRWLVLTVVSVSLVLLAGYGGAFGAPFHGVVQDWLNGWLVPFRNIYKFQTGLALALVLGLAHLVGVAAESRGARPVRGRRYAPLVAAVLVLPGLMWPYLNGSILNPGSFQEIPKYWKATADRLKEYSPDARALVVPATAHGIYTWGSPIDQPLDVVADSRWAQRDYVPFGTPGNRRAMDAVEQALMSGGEVPGLADYLSRAGIYYVVVRGDLDPDQIGYVPTTTVKRTLEQSGYRRVWGFGPVMTGGRIANGTPLQVEGLYPRERAVEIYMPRDTAVPHPRQAGLLPVADTAAVSGGPEALLPLASGLRGRATVLTGDNHPGLGTPPLQIVGDGLRRADTRFGLVNANTSYTYTATERNAPDATQDPGEKPHQILPAKGLDHQTVAQLRGARSVTASSSGNWLFHLPQFDPVNAFDGNPDTAWTEGSPGSADGQWLRIAFTDDAYDMPSSFKVTPLPQESVRSAATRVRVETEKGSRTSFLRPDGSAQTVKAPPGGTSWMKLTIVDSVARRSGLTGAGFSEIALPDVQVTRLLRLPTDADAADTAASVVSLHRTPDPTGLSPTGTEAGLHRVFSTSAAGTYEVKASAVPVAGEALDELLYTVAPDQATRVTATADSTADLGASLSARNLTDGDLTTAWLAGDRPTIHLRWQGKVAVGEVVLAPAGGLSTRPTEVEISSPDGAAIAGVDENGATRFDPITTDSLDITITKTAPLTLHNPVADEDLQLPVGLTEAYVPALGERYRTPQPTGDRPFSLPCGRGPLLAVDGELYRTAVKGTVRDLVERRAVEVTLCQEGRTDTELDLSTGEHRVESGDAGPLALTDVTLTHGTVSPPAQPGRDLRIRDWLGDRREVTVGAGAAVYLTTYENHNDGWRATLNGKELSPVRLDGWQQGWRIPAGAGGTVKLSYEPATTYEAGLIGSGVGLALLLGLALWRRRAPNPDEPQPVPPPPGLWLGTVALTLVAAVIAGWFALLVPALALLAYRRHALLVPLAFLALAGAGIAAATGAGEPVAAGEGAFGHTAQLLALIGLFAGLVSVRENEGPDGRDGPGSTAVMPPVGGAASEAPTQQLPRRRRGESGPGAGSGAEATVPGPRPESGPTVSARGPERPPGPSEPDTGRGRTS from the coding sequence ATGACGACCACGGTCCAGGCTCCTCCCCCGGCAGCCGTCCCCACCACCGCGGCCACCGCGGGCCCGCCGGACGGTCCGCGCTCGCGGCGCTGGCTGCTGGGGTTCTGGGCCGTGGTGCTCGTCCTGCTGCTCGCGGTGCACCCGGGACGGCAGACCTTCGACACCAAGCTCGGCGTCACGGTCGATCCGGGCCGGTTCCTCTCCGACCTGGGCCAGTTGTGGCACGACCAGGGGTCCTTCGGCGGGATCCAGGACCAGTACGTCGGCTATCTGTGGCCGATGCTGCCGTTCTACTGGCTGGCCGATCTCGTACGTCTGCCGGTGTGGCTGGCCGAACGGCTGTGGCTGTCACTGATCGTGTCGGTCGCCTTCTGGGGCGCGCTGCGGCTGACGGAGAGGCTGCGCGTCGGCAGCGGCGGCTCCCGGCTGCTCGCGGCCGTCGTGTACGCGCTGTGGCCGGTGTTCACCACCGTCGTCGGCTCCACCTCGGCGGCCGCGCTGCCCGGCGCCTTCCTGCCGTGGGTGCTGCTGCCGCTGACCGACGAGCGGTACACCGCCCGGGTCGCCGCCCTGCGCTCGGCACTGCTCGTGCCGTTCATGGGCGGCGTCAACGCGGCCGCGACACTCGCCTCCCTGCTCCCCGTCGGCCTGTACCTGCTCTCCCGCCCGCCCGGACCGCGGCAGCGCAGGCTGATCGCCTGGTGGGTGCCCGGAGTGATCGTGGCGACGGCCTGGTGGTGGATCCCGCTGCTGCTGCTGGGCGTGTACGGCGAGAACTTCCTGCCGTACGTCGAGACCGCGCGGACCACGACGGAGACCATGTCGGCGACGGAGTCCCTGCGCGGCGCAGGCAACTGGGTCGCCTACCTGCACTTCGGGGAGGCCTGGCTGCCCGCGGGCTGGACGGTTGCCTCCTCGGTGGTCGTGATCGTCTGCTCGGCACTGGCCGCCGGGCTGGGCCTTGCGGGGCTCGCCCGCCGTGACATGCCCGAACGGCGCTGGCTGGTGCTGACCGTGGTGTCGGTCTCCCTGGTCCTGCTCGCCGGGTACGGCGGCGCGTTCGGGGCGCCCTTCCACGGGGTCGTGCAGGACTGGCTGAACGGCTGGCTGGTGCCGTTCCGCAACATCTACAAGTTCCAGACGGGCCTCGCCCTGGCGCTGGTGCTGGGCCTGGCCCATCTGGTGGGCGTGGCCGCCGAGTCGCGCGGGGCCCGTCCCGTGCGCGGACGCCGGTACGCCCCGCTCGTCGCGGCGGTCCTCGTCCTGCCGGGGCTGATGTGGCCGTACCTGAACGGCTCGATCCTCAACCCGGGTTCCTTCCAGGAGATACCCAAGTACTGGAAGGCGACGGCGGATCGGCTCAAGGAGTACTCGCCGGACGCGCGCGCCCTGGTCGTCCCGGCCACCGCGCACGGCATCTACACCTGGGGCTCCCCCATCGACCAGCCCCTCGATGTGGTCGCCGACAGCCGCTGGGCGCAGCGGGACTACGTCCCGTTCGGCACGCCCGGCAACCGGCGCGCGATGGACGCGGTCGAGCAGGCGCTGATGAGTGGCGGCGAAGTACCCGGCCTGGCCGACTACTTGAGTCGTGCCGGCATCTACTACGTCGTCGTCCGGGGCGACCTCGACCCCGACCAGATCGGCTACGTGCCGACCACGACCGTGAAACGCACCCTGGAGCAGTCCGGCTACCGGCGTGTGTGGGGCTTCGGGCCGGTCATGACGGGCGGCCGGATCGCAAACGGCACCCCGCTGCAGGTGGAAGGCCTGTATCCGCGGGAGCGGGCCGTGGAGATCTACATGCCCCGGGACACCGCCGTGCCCCACCCCCGGCAGGCGGGACTGCTGCCGGTCGCGGACACTGCGGCCGTCTCCGGCGGCCCCGAGGCACTGCTCCCGCTCGCCTCCGGGCTGCGCGGCCGGGCGACGGTCCTCACCGGTGACAACCACCCCGGCCTCGGCACCCCGCCCCTGCAGATCGTCGGCGACGGACTGCGCCGCGCCGACACACGGTTCGGCCTGGTCAACGCCAACACGTCGTACACGTACACCGCCACCGAGCGCAACGCGCCGGACGCCACGCAGGACCCGGGCGAGAAGCCGCACCAGATCCTGCCGGCGAAGGGACTCGACCACCAGACGGTGGCGCAACTGCGGGGTGCCCGCTCGGTCACGGCGTCCTCGAGCGGCAACTGGCTGTTCCACCTGCCCCAGTTCGACCCGGTGAACGCCTTCGACGGCAACCCGGACACCGCCTGGACGGAGGGGTCGCCGGGTTCGGCGGACGGCCAGTGGCTGCGGATCGCGTTCACGGACGACGCGTACGACATGCCGTCGTCGTTCAAGGTCACCCCGCTGCCGCAGGAGAGCGTGCGGTCGGCGGCGACACGGGTGCGGGTGGAGACCGAGAAGGGGTCGCGGACCAGCTTCCTGCGCCCCGACGGAAGCGCGCAGACCGTCAAGGCACCTCCCGGCGGGACGAGTTGGATGAAGCTGACGATCGTCGACTCGGTGGCCCGCCGCTCCGGTCTGACCGGCGCGGGCTTCTCGGAGATCGCCCTGCCGGACGTTCAGGTGACGCGCCTGCTGCGGCTGCCCACGGACGCGGACGCCGCGGACACCGCCGCCTCGGTCGTCTCCCTGCACCGCACACCCGACCCGACGGGCCTCTCACCGACGGGCACCGAGGCCGGCCTGCACCGCGTCTTCTCCACTTCGGCCGCGGGGACGTACGAGGTGAAGGCGAGCGCGGTGCCGGTCGCGGGCGAGGCGCTCGACGAACTGCTGTACACGGTCGCGCCGGACCAGGCGACACGCGTCACCGCGACCGCGGACTCCACGGCGGACCTGGGCGCGAGCCTGTCCGCCCGCAACCTCACCGACGGCGACCTGACGACGGCGTGGCTCGCGGGCGACCGGCCCACGATCCATCTGCGCTGGCAGGGAAAGGTGGCGGTGGGTGAAGTGGTGCTGGCGCCGGCCGGGGGCCTGTCCACCCGGCCCACCGAGGTGGAGATCAGCTCCCCGGACGGGGCGGCGATCGCGGGCGTCGACGAGAACGGCGCGACCCGCTTCGACCCGATCACCACGGACTCCCTGGACATCACGATCACCAAGACGGCCCCGCTGACCCTGCACAACCCGGTCGCGGACGAGGACCTCCAACTGCCGGTGGGCCTCACGGAGGCGTACGTCCCGGCACTCGGCGAGCGCTACCGCACCCCGCAGCCCACCGGCGACCGGCCCTTCTCCCTGCCGTGCGGTCGGGGGCCGCTGCTGGCGGTGGACGGTGAGCTGTACCGGACGGCGGTGAAGGGGACCGTACGGGACCTGGTGGAGCGCCGGGCGGTTGAGGTGACGCTCTGCCAGGAGGGGCGTACGGATACCGAGTTGGACCTGTCGACCGGCGAGCACCGCGTCGAGTCGGGCGACGCCGGTCCGCTGGCGCTGACGGACGTGACACTGACGCACGGGACGGTTTCCCCGCCCGCGCAACCCGGTCGGGACCTGCGGATACGGGACTGGCTCGGCGACCGCCGAGAGGTGACGGTCGGCGCGGGCGCCGCCGTGTACCTGACGACGTACGAGAACCACAACGACGGCTGGCGGGCCACGCTCAACGGCAAGGAGCTGAGCCCGGTCCGGCTCGACGGCTGGCAGCAGGGCTGGCGGATCCCGGCCGGGGCGGGCGGCACGGTCAAGCTGTCGTACGAGCCGGCGACGACGTACGAGGCCGGGCTGATCGGCAGCGGGGTCGGACTCGCGCTGCTGCTGGGCCTGGCACTGTGGCGCCGGCGCGCGCCCAACCCCGACGAGCCGCAGCCGGTGCCGCCGCCGCCCGGGCTGTGGCTGGGGACGGTGGCGCTGACGCTGGTGGCCGCGGTGATCGCCGGATGGTTCGCGCTGCTGGTCCCTGCGCTGGCACTGCTGGCGTACCGACGGCACGCCCTGCTGGTGCCGCTGGCGTTCCTGGCCCTCGCGGGCGCGGGAATCGCGGCGGCCACGGGGGCCGGCGAGCCGGTGGCCGCGGGCGAGGGGGCCTTCGGACACACGGCCCAACTGCTGGCGCTGATCGGGTTGTTCGCGGGTCTGGTGAGCGTGCGGGAGAACGAGGGGCCGGACGGCCGCGACGGACCCGGCTCGACGGCGGTGATGCCGCCGGTCGGCGGGGCGGCTTCGGAGGCGCCGACGCAGCAGCTGCCGCGGCGGCGCCGGGGCGAGAGCGGGCCGGGCGCGGGATCCGGGGCAGAGGCCACGGTCCCGGGGCCGCGCCCCGAGTCCGGACCGACGGTCTCCGCCCGCGGCCCGGAACGGCCGCCGGGACCGTCCGAACCCGACACGGGGAGGGGCAGGACCTCATGA
- a CDS encoding class I SAM-dependent methyltransferase, with translation MTGTGLRDPSIRRSLALFRAFRHEQDDPGACYSLLARDAVDQVEAYDGPVAGRTVVDVGGGSGYFTEEFRSRGAHAHLFEPDVRELGEKPPEGTVIADGYLLPLADGVADVTFSSNVLEHVADPQTFLSELVRVTRPGGLIYVSFTNWLSPWGGHEWAPWHYLGAERARARYRRRTGRPAKHTLGENLFAVHIGATLRQVRARDDVTVVSARSRYWPFLAEAVVRAPGIRELATWNLLLVLRRCPP, from the coding sequence ATGACCGGGACCGGCCTCAGGGACCCCTCGATACGCCGTTCCCTCGCCCTCTTCCGTGCCTTCCGGCACGAGCAGGACGACCCCGGCGCCTGCTACTCCCTGCTCGCCCGGGACGCCGTCGACCAGGTCGAGGCGTACGACGGGCCGGTCGCCGGGCGGACCGTGGTGGACGTCGGCGGTGGCAGCGGGTACTTCACCGAGGAGTTCCGCAGCCGCGGCGCGCACGCCCATCTCTTCGAGCCGGACGTGCGGGAGCTGGGCGAGAAGCCCCCCGAGGGAACCGTGATCGCGGACGGCTATCTGCTGCCCCTGGCCGACGGGGTCGCCGACGTCACCTTCTCCTCCAACGTCCTCGAGCACGTGGCCGATCCGCAGACGTTCCTCAGCGAACTGGTGCGGGTGACCCGGCCCGGCGGGCTGATCTACGTGTCGTTCACCAACTGGCTGTCCCCGTGGGGCGGGCACGAGTGGGCCCCCTGGCACTACCTCGGGGCCGAGCGGGCCCGCGCCCGCTACCGCCGCCGTACCGGCCGGCCGGCCAAGCACACCCTCGGCGAGAACCTGTTCGCCGTGCACATCGGCGCCACCCTGCGGCAGGTGCGCGCTCGCGACGACGTCACGGTCGTCTCGGCGCGCTCCCGCTACTGGCCGTTCCTCGCGGAAGCCGTCGTACGAGCGCCCGGCATACGCGAGCTGGCCACCTGGAACCTCCTCCTCGTCCTCCGGCGGTGTCCCCCATGA
- a CDS encoding glycosyltransferase family 4 protein, with protein MPQHVPSQLRAAYPRASQHPSALPPQPRRIVFLAHRDLGNPHAGGSELLVDRLADGLTRLGHQVTLLCGGPAAYRDYRVVSAGGAYGHYLRARSAFDRQVGETDLLVEVCNGVPYLAPRWHHGPTLCLVNHVHTDVWKMRFGGPLAPAARIGRRLEHWALTTAQHRSLLVAVSPSTAHALRAIGVERDRIRVVHNGVEEPGPRAERSPEPLFVAVGRLVEYKRIDLLLRLWERVRPVTGGRLLIVGDGPERERLEQLAGPGVEFTGHVSEAEKHRLLCAAWLLVHPSAMEGWGLVVTEAAARETPAIAFDVPGLRDSVLDGETGVLAHGESSFAAAWCTLALSGHRRELMGKAARDHAARYRWHRTVRQFRVVAAEAVRSWSP; from the coding sequence ATGCCCCAGCACGTGCCGTCCCAGCTGCGCGCCGCGTATCCCCGGGCGTCGCAGCACCCTTCGGCGCTCCCCCCACAACCGCGCCGAATCGTTTTCCTCGCCCACCGTGACCTCGGCAATCCCCACGCCGGCGGCTCCGAGCTGCTCGTCGACCGGCTCGCCGACGGACTGACCCGGCTCGGTCACCAGGTGACCCTGCTGTGCGGCGGACCGGCTGCCTACCGCGACTACCGTGTGGTGTCGGCGGGCGGTGCCTACGGCCACTACCTGCGCGCCCGCTCGGCCTTCGACCGCCAGGTCGGCGAGACCGACCTGCTGGTCGAGGTGTGCAACGGCGTGCCGTACCTGGCGCCCCGTTGGCACCACGGCCCCACGCTGTGCCTGGTCAACCACGTCCACACGGACGTGTGGAAGATGCGGTTCGGCGGACCGCTCGCCCCGGCCGCCCGGATCGGCCGAAGACTCGAACACTGGGCGCTGACCACGGCGCAGCACCGGAGTCTGCTGGTCGCCGTGTCCCCCTCGACGGCACATGCCCTGCGCGCCATCGGCGTCGAGCGGGACCGCATCCGGGTCGTGCACAACGGGGTCGAGGAGCCGGGGCCGCGGGCCGAGCGCTCGCCGGAACCGCTGTTCGTGGCCGTGGGACGGCTCGTCGAGTACAAGCGGATCGACCTGCTGCTGCGGCTGTGGGAGCGGGTGCGCCCGGTCACCGGCGGCCGGCTGCTGATCGTCGGCGACGGGCCCGAGCGGGAACGGCTCGAGCAACTCGCCGGACCCGGCGTGGAGTTCACGGGCCATGTGTCCGAGGCGGAGAAGCACCGGCTGTTGTGCGCCGCCTGGCTGCTGGTGCACCCCTCCGCGATGGAGGGCTGGGGTCTGGTGGTGACGGAGGCGGCCGCACGCGAAACCCCGGCGATCGCCTTCGACGTACCCGGACTGCGGGACTCCGTACTCGACGGTGAAACCGGCGTCCTCGCGCACGGCGAGTCCTCCTTCGCGGCGGCCTGGTGCACGCTGGCCCTGTCCGGGCACCGACGTGAACTCATGGGCAAGGCGGCCCGCGATCACGCGGCGCGGTATCGCTGGCACCGCACGGTGCGACAGTTCCGGGTCGTGGCCGCCGAGGCGGTGAGGAGCTGGTCCCCATGA
- a CDS encoding DUF3068 domain-containing protein — MRRTASPFSLILLGLGTFLLVLAPLLAWYVSPRAAVNPIDIDTTAVYRGTGSVFDTEKIETVPDQRITVTQRVRGNVADSERSGNAVWDVTTTVDTDKSLPAADPHDALDFVPHRWVMNRKTTKPVHCCKETPYIEGEAYLKFPFDVQKRSYSWWDNSLGSTVTLRYQGTKKVQGYTGYRFTGTVAPAKVGTRLVPGAIVDQPNRPQVLAEEWYSNHGLELIVDQRTGRVIYAQTGPKRTLRAPGAKTDAVVLLDSRKIAFTTETQKEAVRQAKKDSGQLRMVSETLPVGAAVAGFVLAVVGGVLVARGRKQPNGDETSETPPVPLTI; from the coding sequence ATGCGCCGTACTGCCTCGCCCTTCTCCCTGATCCTGCTGGGTCTCGGCACGTTTCTGCTGGTACTCGCGCCCCTGCTGGCCTGGTACGTCAGCCCACGCGCCGCCGTGAACCCCATCGACATCGACACCACCGCCGTCTATCGCGGCACGGGCAGCGTCTTCGACACCGAGAAGATCGAGACCGTGCCGGACCAGCGCATCACCGTCACCCAGCGGGTGCGGGGCAACGTGGCGGACAGTGAGCGCAGCGGCAACGCCGTCTGGGACGTGACGACCACGGTGGACACCGACAAGTCGCTGCCTGCGGCCGATCCGCACGACGCGCTGGACTTCGTCCCGCACCGCTGGGTCATGAACCGGAAGACGACCAAGCCGGTGCACTGCTGCAAGGAGACGCCGTACATCGAGGGCGAGGCCTACCTGAAGTTCCCGTTCGACGTGCAGAAGCGCTCCTACAGCTGGTGGGACAACTCCCTCGGCTCGACGGTCACGTTGCGCTACCAGGGCACCAAGAAGGTGCAGGGGTACACGGGATACCGGTTCACCGGCACTGTTGCGCCGGCGAAGGTCGGCACCCGGCTGGTCCCGGGCGCCATCGTCGACCAGCCGAACCGGCCGCAGGTACTGGCCGAGGAGTGGTACTCCAACCACGGCCTCGAGCTGATCGTGGACCAGCGCACCGGCCGGGTGATCTACGCGCAGACCGGCCCGAAGCGGACGCTGCGGGCGCCGGGCGCGAAGACGGACGCGGTGGTGCTGCTGGACAGCCGCAAGATCGCCTTCACCACCGAGACGCAGAAGGAGGCAGTGCGGCAGGCGAAGAAGGACAGCGGTCAACTGCGCATGGTGAGCGAGACGCTGCCGGTCGGGGCGGCTGTGGCCGGATTCGTACTCGCGGTGGTGGGTGGCGTTTTGGTGGCGCGTGGGCGGAAGCAGCCCAATGGCGACGAAACATCCGAGACGCCCCCGGTTCCGCTCACGATTTGA
- a CDS encoding PucR family transcriptional regulator — translation MAARPAPVTTRSAWHEVPRLQVRRFAAIAMAEAPELAEEILREIRREYPHLPVVLDENGEPMALVGIRRAIEVFVQHLETAEGRPTVPPGVFQEFGRGEGLNGRSLDSLQAIYRMGVRLAWRRFAEIGQRVEIPPPAMYELVDAGYEYLDGLVDQSVRGYAEAAARQAGERLRLQRRLMELLLAERHRGDPADALAERAARVGWPLPEKVAVGVLLRPAREAMAPAVGQGVLLDMECEQPRMVVPEPDAGGRPELLHRALAGWAGAIGPPVPLADASKSLRWAEAAVHLMERRLLPAGEVLHCTEHTEALVLLQPEELIDDLALRCLAPLAQCGPTHGRRLAETLLAWLETRGGAPEVAARLGVHPQTVRYRLRQIRELWGDEIDDPDRRFELELVLRAQRLRGTLGETRAGD, via the coding sequence GTGGCAGCTCGACCGGCACCCGTCACCACCCGCTCGGCCTGGCACGAGGTGCCCCGACTCCAGGTGCGCCGGTTCGCCGCGATCGCCATGGCCGAGGCGCCCGAGCTCGCCGAGGAGATCCTGCGCGAGATCCGCCGCGAATACCCCCACCTGCCGGTCGTCCTCGACGAGAACGGTGAGCCGATGGCCCTGGTCGGCATCCGCCGCGCCATCGAGGTCTTCGTCCAGCACCTGGAGACGGCGGAGGGCCGCCCGACGGTGCCGCCCGGGGTCTTCCAGGAGTTCGGGCGCGGCGAGGGCCTCAACGGCCGCAGCCTGGATTCCCTGCAGGCCATCTACCGGATGGGCGTACGGCTGGCCTGGCGCCGTTTCGCCGAGATCGGACAGCGGGTGGAGATCCCGCCGCCGGCGATGTACGAGCTGGTCGACGCGGGCTACGAGTACCTCGACGGCCTGGTCGACCAGTCGGTGCGCGGCTACGCGGAGGCCGCCGCACGGCAGGCCGGCGAGCGCCTGCGCCTGCAGCGCCGCCTGATGGAGCTGCTGCTCGCCGAGCGCCACCGGGGCGACCCGGCCGACGCGCTCGCGGAACGGGCCGCGCGGGTCGGCTGGCCCCTGCCCGAGAAGGTCGCGGTGGGGGTGCTGCTGCGTCCGGCGCGGGAGGCGATGGCGCCCGCGGTGGGGCAGGGGGTGCTGCTCGACATGGAGTGCGAGCAGCCGCGCATGGTCGTGCCCGAGCCCGACGCGGGGGGCCGGCCCGAGCTGCTGCACCGGGCGCTGGCCGGCTGGGCCGGCGCGATCGGCCCGCCGGTGCCGCTGGCCGACGCGTCGAAGTCGCTGCGCTGGGCCGAGGCCGCCGTACACCTCATGGAACGGCGGCTGCTGCCGGCCGGGGAGGTTCTGCACTGCACCGAGCACACGGAGGCGCTGGTCCTGCTGCAGCCGGAGGAGCTGATCGACGACCTGGCCCTGAGGTGCCTGGCCCCCTTGGCGCAGTGCGGGCCCACGCATGGGCGACGGCTTGCGGAAACGTTACTGGCGTGGCTGGAGACGCGGGGTGGGGCGCCGGAGGTGGCGGCTCGGCTCGGTGTCCATCCCCAGACCGTCCGTTACCGTCTCCGTCAGATCCGTGAACTGTGGGGCGACGAGATCGACGATCCGGACCGGCGTTTCGAGCTGGAGCTTGTCCTGCGGGCCCAGCGGCTGAGGGGGACGCTGGGCGAAACGCGGGCCGGGGACTGA
- a CDS encoding IclR family transcriptional regulator, with translation MGRLVPAVTRALDILELFLDGDGTLSAPDIVRKLQLPRTTVHELVTTLAARSYIAPVPGQPGRYRLGVRPYQLGSRYAEQLDLAAEGQQVARSVAETCDETVHVAILEGTDVIYIAKVDSTHAVRMVSAAGRRLPAHCTSVGKMLLASLPEQELAARIPDDADLVRMTPNSITDPAALRETLAAIRQRGIAVENRESNPDVSCVAAPVRDRTGQVVAALSISVPMIRWSEERRGELEQLAVKGAVELSENLGYRSVG, from the coding sequence GTGGGACGCCTCGTACCTGCTGTGACCAGGGCTCTCGACATCCTCGAGCTCTTCCTCGACGGGGACGGGACGCTCTCCGCTCCGGACATCGTGCGCAAGCTCCAGCTGCCGCGCACGACCGTCCACGAGCTGGTCACCACGCTCGCCGCCCGGTCGTACATCGCCCCGGTGCCCGGACAGCCAGGACGCTACCGGCTCGGTGTCCGCCCGTACCAGCTCGGCAGCCGCTACGCCGAGCAGCTCGACCTCGCCGCCGAGGGTCAGCAGGTTGCCCGGTCCGTCGCCGAGACCTGCGACGAGACCGTGCACGTGGCGATCCTCGAGGGCACCGACGTGATCTACATCGCCAAGGTGGACTCCACGCACGCCGTCCGGATGGTGTCCGCGGCCGGGCGTCGTCTGCCCGCCCACTGCACCTCCGTCGGCAAGATGCTGCTTGCCTCCCTTCCCGAGCAAGAGCTCGCCGCCCGGATCCCCGACGACGCCGACCTCGTTCGGATGACTCCGAACAGCATTACCGACCCGGCCGCTCTGCGCGAGACCCTTGCGGCGATCCGGCAGCGCGGCATCGCGGTGGAGAACCGCGAGTCGAACCCCGACGTCTCCTGCGTGGCGGCCCCGGTACGCGACCGCACCGGGCAGGTCGTCGCCGCGTTGTCGATCTCCGTGCCCATGATCCGCTGGAGCGAGGAGCGCCGCGGTGAGCTGGAGCAGCTCGCCGTCAAGGGCGCGGTCGAGCTGTCGGAGAACCTCGGCTACCGGAGCGTGGGGTGA
- a CDS encoding SMP-30/gluconolactonase/LRE family protein: MSYTYEVAVRAEATLGEGPTWDAQAGRLIWIDILGSRINTYDPGSGRRTVRTTDQHVGAVKPRAGGGLVLNLRDGVGVLDADETFRWLHHEPVPGRRANDAAVAPDGSLWAGTMRYDEAAGGGTLSRITGDGSVEVVLGDVAVSNGTGWSPDGRLMYYVDSPTGRVDVFDHEDGRVTNRRPLVEIEEGAGFPDGLTVDADGCVWVALWDGAAVRRYTPDGTLDRVLELPTPRVTACAFGGSDLTDLYITTARVGLEAPHPVAGSLLVVPGAGKGLAQPAFEG, translated from the coding sequence GTGAGCTACACGTACGAGGTGGCGGTACGGGCCGAGGCGACCCTCGGCGAGGGACCGACGTGGGACGCGCAGGCCGGGCGGCTGATCTGGATAGACATCCTGGGCTCCCGTATCAACACGTACGACCCCGGCTCCGGGCGGCGTACGGTCCGCACGACCGACCAGCACGTCGGCGCCGTCAAGCCGCGCGCGGGCGGCGGGCTCGTGCTGAACCTGCGCGACGGGGTGGGTGTGCTGGACGCGGACGAGACGTTCCGCTGGCTCCACCACGAGCCGGTGCCGGGCCGCCGGGCCAACGACGCCGCCGTCGCCCCCGACGGCTCCCTCTGGGCGGGCACCATGCGCTACGACGAGGCGGCGGGCGGCGGCACGCTGTCCCGGATCACCGGTGACGGCTCCGTCGAGGTGGTCCTCGGCGACGTGGCCGTGAGCAACGGGACGGGCTGGAGCCCGGACGGCCGCCTCATGTACTACGTCGACTCGCCGACGGGCCGGGTGGACGTCTTCGACCACGAGGACGGCCGGGTGACGAACCGGCGGCCGCTGGTCGAGATCGAGGAGGGTGCGGGCTTTCCCGACGGGCTGACGGTCGATGCGGACGGGTGCGTGTGGGTTGCGCTGTGGGACGGCGCGGCGGTGCGGCGCTACACGCCGGACGGCACGCTGGACCGCGTGCTCGAACTGCCGACGCCGAGGGTCACTGCGTGCGCTTTCGGGGGGTCCGACTTGACGGACCTGTACATCACGACGGCTCGCGTGGGCCTGGAGGCTCCGCATCCGGTGGCGGGGTCGCTGCTGGTGGTACCGGGGGCGGGGAAGGGGTTGGCACAGCCGGCGTTCGAGGGCTAG